A genomic region of Magnolia sinica isolate HGM2019 chromosome 6, MsV1, whole genome shotgun sequence contains the following coding sequences:
- the LOC131249019 gene encoding uncharacterized protein LOC131249019 isoform X2, which produces MLSGVKFIPPDQLHEAEQNSDSNYSAKERKKSISRKEKDRGKKKKDQYDSSGDEEIVKIKKGSKRRKKWYSSDASSSSSLSQTDNESDADSGGEAYQKHKTSAREKNRKKEKRTQHQTSNDEVRERSKKKSKSRKECYSSDDSSEFDSESDDNRHSSRKEEQQKRGRKHKKEKSKERRGQKVVDKNDLSDDGRDLVPQDNKGRARKEMGLEWMLKPATQPSMASTQIDDPLEEPHVDEVQKPNPRELNPYLKDNGIGYPDEDSQTKADMNRLPPSSVVGDGGASWRLKALKRAQEQAAREGRKLDEVVGERWGSLGNLAVSAASRSAAHAHAHLHAIRDRKRGPIEKQGVADDQNEKATEKVGNSRRYSRDVSLRHPEMREPKVRDSLSWGKRKVPKMSAEDAQLISSAASHLNKYANDGSFLHEFDRFENKDASGSGNSTHADIEGNENLDSGLVSLKTGNENEDSGLVSLKNDNSTQGRSVSKQVMSTNQLAAKVLQLRMKGKHEEAEKLLKETETTAGEQETKAKTVYHGTEGSISRYAGRNISSRQKKGDDDADMHLARTIVQNKQYSMSGRADDEYDFDGAPSKKRNRKREGTPEKNTIAKRLMTQQERCQFCFENPTRPKHLVVSIANFTYLMLPQWQPVVQGHCCILPMQHESATRTVDNDVWDEIRNFKKCLLMMFAKQDKDVVFLETVMGLAKQRRHCLVECIPLPRDIAKEAPLYFKKDIHAVRPN; this is translated from the exons ATGCTTTCTGGAGTGAAATTCATACCGCCCGATCAGCTCCACGAG GCAGAACAAAATTCTGACTCTAATTATTCggcaaaagagaggaagaaatcaATAAGTAGGAAGGAAAAAGAtaggggaaagaagaagaaagaccagTATGATAGCTCTGGCGATGAAGAGATTGTGAAAATAAAGAAAGGgtcaaaaagaaggaagaagtggTATTCTTCAGATGCTTCTTCCTCATCGTCTCTGTCACAAACTGATAATGAGAGCGATGCTGATAGTGGTGGAGAGGCGTACCAGAAACACAAGACAAGTGCTAGAGAAAAGAAtcggaagaaagagaagaggacCCAACATCAAACCTCAAATGATGAAGTGAGGGAGAGATCcaagaaaaaatcaaaatcaaggaaGGAGTGTTATTCGTCTGATGATTCTTCCGAGTTTGATTCTGAAAGTGATGACAACCGTCATTCTAGTAGGAAAGAGGAGCAGCAGAAAAGAGGGAGGAAACATAAGAAAGAGAAAAGCAAGGAAAGAAGGGGCCAAAAGGTTGTGGACAAGAACGATTTGTCAG ATGATGGCAGAGACTTGGTTCCCCAAGATAACAAAGGGCGTGCAAGGAAGGAGATGGGCTTAGAATGGATGCTTAAACCTGCAACTCAACCAAGTATGGCGTCTACGCAAATTGATGATCCCCTGGAGGAACCACATGTTGACGAG GTACAAAAACCAAATCCAAGAGAATTAAATCCATATCTTAAAGATAATGGAATTGGTTACCCGGATGAAGATTCCCAGACAAAGGCCGATATGAACCGACTTCCACCTTCTTCAGTTGTTGGTGATGGTGGTGCAAGCTGGCGGCTAAAGGCCTTGAAGCGTGCACAAGAACAGGCAGCTCGTGAAGGGCGGAAGCTTGATGAG GTCGTCGGAGAACGATGGGGTTCGTTGGGTAACCTAGCCGTATCTGCTGCATCCCGTTCAGCTGCTCATGCTCATGCTCATTTGCATGCCataagagatagaaagagaggacCAATAGAAAAACAAGGAGTTGCAGATGATCAGAATGAAAAGGCCACTGAGAAAGTGGGTAATAGCCGTAGATATTCACGTGATGTTTCTCTCCGGCATCCTGAAATGCGGGAGCCTAAAGTTCGTGATTCCTTATCTTGGGGAAAGAGGAAGGTTCCGAAAATGTCTGCAGAGGATGCCCAACTCATCTCATCTGCTGCATCACACCTAAATAAATATGCAAATGATGGAAGCTTTTTGCATGAATTTGATCGGTTCGAGAATAAAGATGCTAGTGGTTCTGGTAATTCCACTCATGCAGATATTGAAGGAAATGAAAATTTGGACTCAGGATTGGTTTCCTTGAAGACAGGAAATGAAAATGAGGACTCGGGATTGGTTTCTTTGAAGAATGACAACTCTACTCAAGGGCGTTCTGTCAGTAAGCAAGTGATGAGCACAAATCAATTAGCAGCTAAGGTGTTGCAGCTTCGCATGAAAGGAAAGCATGAAGAGGCTGAAAAACTGTTG AAAGAAACAGAGACCACAGCCGGGGAGCAAGAAACTAAAGCTAAAACAGTTTACCATGGAACTGAGGGAAGTATAAGCAG ATATGCTGGGAGGAATATATCTAGTCGACAAAAGAAAGGGGATGATGATGCTGACATGCATTTGGCACGCACTATAGTGCAGAACAAACAATATAGCATGTCTGGACGAGCAGACGATGAATATGATTTCGATGGCGCTCCAAGCAAAAAGAGAAATCGGAAAAGGGAAGGGACGCCTGAGAAAAATACTATTGCCAAGCGCCTCATGACTCAGCAAGAGCGATGCCAATTTTGTTTTGAAAACCCAACAAGGCCAAAACATCTCGTTGTTTCAATAGCGAATTTCACATATTTGATGCTACCACAGTGGCAGCCTGTTGTGCAAGGTCATTGTTGCATCTTACCAATGCAG CATGAGTCGGCCACAAGAACTGTTGACAATGATGTATGGGATGAAATACGCAACTTCAAAAAATGCCTTCTTATGATGTTTGCGAAACAGGACAAGGATGTTGTGTTTCTTGAAACTGTGATGGGGTTGGCAAAGCAACGTCGTCATTGCTTGGTCGAGTGCATTCCTTTACCTCGTGATATTGCTAAGGAAGCACCTCTGTATTTTAAGAAG